In Hyphomicrobium denitrificans 1NES1, the genomic stretch TTCCGGAATAACCGACGACGAAATGGTCAGCCAAATCCCATTCGGCTCGCAGCGGATTATCGATCCGCGCAATCGGGCCAAGAGCTTGGCAGTCGGCCCAGTTGGGAAGCACACAAATTTTTGGCGAGGGTACGCCTGCGTTCAGGAGACGCTCTGCCATCAGCTCGCCGATGGAAACGTTCATGTCTGCGTATCGTAGCGAAAGGTTTCGCAGATTGCGAAGGCAGCGGAAAAGAGCACCGCTGAGCTTTCCTCCAGCGTAGAGGGCTTCGGCGACTTCCGGAAAAAGATCTTGCAGCCAGTTTACAAGGTGCGCACCGCGGAGCCTTGCAATGGGGGCGGCGATGATCGACAGCATTGGCGGGTCGGTCATCGCGATAACAATGTCGCCTCGCGCCGCGATGCGAAGCAGGGTCCATACCGTGCTGATATGGAATGTCAGATAGTCGATCGCTCTGAGATTCAGACGCGAGCGGCCAAAACGCGTTGTCCAAACGCGCCGAATGTCGACTCCGGCGATCGATTCCTGTGGCGCGAGTTTTTTGTGGCTGTCGTCGTAGCATAGTCGACTCGTGATTACGGTTACCTGCGCGCCGCCTTCGGCAAGGCCGAATGCAAGGTCGGATAGCATCTGGCTCGTCGCCGAATGATCGGGATGGAAGAAGCGATTGATAAAGATCGTGCGCAAAGCTGCTTCGCGTTATCGGATTTTCAAAGGTTGCTGCGCAGGGTGCTTCGCTTATGGCGCAGGAAAGAGAGCCGAACTGCGCCCGGCGATCCGATAGGCGATCAGGCCGATCCATTCCTTGACGGCGAGATCGGCGCGCTGCAGTCCGGCCGCCACGCTTCCGGGAGGCCGAAGCAGGTCTCCGGCATCGTGCGTGCGGAAGTCGACCGTAAACGGGATGACGTTGAATCCCACTTGCCGGAATGCGCCGACAGCGCGAGGCATGTGATACGCTGATGTTACGAGCAGCCAGCGATCCTGTTGCACCAGATTGAGCATTCGACGGGTCAAGACTGCATTCTCATAAGTATCCCGAGAGGCATTCTCGATTATGACGCGCTCCGGGGAGATGCCGGCATCCACGAAATACTGGCGGATGGCCGTGCCTGCTTCTGCGCCGCCGAACAGGTCTCCAACTCCGCCGGTGAATACGATCTTCGTCATGGGACGCAGGAGCGCGATGCGAACAGTTTCCGTCAGCCGCTCCGCCGCCTCGTTGACTGCGAGGCCGCCACGTCCGGATGTGACCCAACCGTCCTCGAAGCCGCCAAGGACAATAACGCCCGTCATGGCACCTTCTGGAAGTGCGGGTTGATATTTCTCGAACCGCTGCTCTAGCGGAAGAATGAGTGCGTTTCCGAGCGGCAGGAAACCGGCGAGCATGATCCAGCCGAAACCTCCGGCGATTGAGCATCGTGCGGCCGATGGGCGAAATCGGTAAAGGATGAAGCCTGCCGCAAGGAGAAAGACAGCGAGGTTCGACGGCTGAGCGAGAAAGAAGAGGATCTTCGAGGCGATGTGGAACATGCGGTGATTTCGAGACCATCAGCACGGTGCATTGCCGCGCTCGTTGCCGGATCGGCGCGCGAGAAAGCGCCGTATCGTAGCTGTTTGCGATTCAAAACAGAGATAGAACAGCAACGATCCGCCGAATACCAGACTTCCTCGCATGAAGAAAGCGGCAAACGATGCGAGCGACAACTCCGTCGCCCTTGGCAGCCAAAGATCGAGAGTACAGTTGAGAGGATAGTGAACGAGGTAGAGTGAATATGACATCCGGCTGAGGCCCAGAACAGACGCGCGAATAGGTTTCAAAGCGTCGCCTGCCTTTTGCGTGCATAGAAGAGGCAGTGTGAGGCAGACGCCGACCGAAACCAGCGTTTCGGATGCCCACATCGGAACAAGCGCAATGTTCGCAAATGACCGGCTTGCTGCCGAAGCTTCGTAGGTAGCGCATCCGGTCAGAAAGCAGACGAGTCCCGCCATGGCGAGCGAGTTCTTGTTGTGCCAAGGGAGGGCGAAGGTAGTGGCCGCTCCGAGACACCAGAACAGCAGATACCCCGCTCTTGAACACGAAAGGATTGCAAAAGCGCCGAGCAAGGCGACCAGTGCGGCCGCATCAATCCTCCGGTTGGACAGCATATAAGCGGCGGCACCTGCGAACACGTAAAACCAGACTTCGTAGGCGAGCGACCAAAGCGGAGCATTGATGGGCAGCGTAACGCCGAAGATGTTGTTCAGTCCGACGATGTTCAATCCGACCCGCAACCAATCGGGTTTGACGTTAAATGCAAAAGAGCCGACGGCGACCGTCAGGATGCATGCCGGAATGAGAGGAACGAAGATTCGCGTCCCGCGATCGATCGCGTATGTTCGAAGATCGAATTGCTGATGGAGCGCGCGCCTGATCGCCGGTCCGCCAACGAGAAATCCGCTTAATATGAAGAATACCAAAACGGCTTCATGGCCTATACGGGTCAACGCGAAGACTGTCGCAACGGGCAGTGTCTGCTGCGATGCAGGCAAGGCGCCAAACTCGACGAACGCGGCGGCACGGACATGACAAAAGAACACGGTCAAGGCAGCCGCACCGCGCAGAAGGTCGAGTGCGAGATATTTCTGCTGTGGAGTGGCGGGTTCGGCGACGTGCTCGAAGCGGAGTGGCGCAGCAAGGTTCACGCGCGATCCATTGTGACTGCCATCTGCGGTGACCGTGACTTGATCTTTATGGCCGGGATGCCCGAGTAAATCGACCACGGCATAAGGTTGCGCGTCGCGACGCTACCGAGAGCGAGAATGCTGCCTTCGCCGGTGGCGACTCCCGGGCCGATAATGCTCCGCGCGGCAATCCAGGTGCAGTCGCCGATGTCAATGGGCCGGACGATCAAGTCAAAGCCGGGCTTCGTCCAGTCGTGGCTTCCGGTGCAGAGATAAGCGCCTTGAGATAAGCAGCAATGCGAGCCGATTTTGACGTCGACTAGATTGTCGATCCAGACGCCTTCGCCGATCCAGCTGTGATCGCCAACGGTCAGCCTCCATGGAAATTTCACGCGGACGCGCGGCTTGATGTCGACGCCCTGTCCGATGCTCGCGCCAAACAAGCGCAATAGCCATCGGCGGTGGGCCGCTCCGGGTAGCGACGAACTGACAAGAAGGCATTGGGCAACGAGCCATAATGCTTCAATCCATCGTGGACGGCCGCGCTTGAATGATTTCCTGTCGTAGATGTCGAGGCGCATCATGCGAAGCGATGCGCTCACGGCAAGCGGACGGTTGATGGACGCCCGGCACCGGTCACGAGCCACTCATAGACCGCGAGAAATGCCTCAGCCACAGTGCTCCAGCTGAATTTCTGTTCGACCAGCGCGCGGCCATTGCGGCCCATCTGTTGCAATTCAACAAGATCTTTGTTCAAAAACCGGGACAGATCGCGCGCCATGTCGTGAGGGTTCAGCGATAACCGTTCGGCTGCGGACGCTTTAAATCCTTCGGGCAGGTTGCACGCATCCGTTTGCAGAACAGGCAATTCGTAAGACCAAGCTTCGAGCACCGACATCGGCAGGCCTTCGCTGAGCGACGGCAGTACGAAGCCGTGTGCCCGGCGTAGTGCTGCATCTTTGTCGTACCCGAAGAGCGGACCTACGAGATGGATGCGCCCTGTCAGCCGGCGCTTTTCAATAGCGCGTTCCAGCGTCTGGCTGTAGCCGCCCTGGTCCCACCCAGCGATGACCAGATGCCAGCCGTTCGCATCTGCTCGCGCGGGCCACGCGTCGATCAGTGAGGTCAGATTCTTTTTCGGATGCAATCGCCCCAAGAACAGCATGATTTTGGCATCAGCGGGAGTGCGCGCATGCCAAGGCGCAAGACCAGGTTCACCCGCAAGTTCGGGGAGCGTTACGCCGTTCGGAATGATGGATATGGGATTGACGAAGCCAAGGCTGCGGATGGCGGATGCTTCTGCTTCGCAAAGTGCATGTAGGCAGCTCGCGCCGCGCAGATGCGCATTCTCGTAGAGGCAAGCGGCGATCGCTTTCTTCCATCGCCCCTGACGTAGCGACCAGGCGTCGAGCATGCCGTGCGGTGATACGATGTATGGGCGGCGCATTCGCGAGGACCACAGAGATACGGCCCGCGAAGGATAAGTCCATATCCCATGCGTGTGGACGATCGAAGCGTCAGTGTCGTGCAGCCGGGCAAGCGCAGTTGGCGCGTATCCGAGGGCAGAAGGTCCCCGAACAGCGAGCGCCGAGGCGGGCGCTCCTTGCCAATCGGCAGACTGAAGGCGCCATTGAGGATCGCACAGCCCTATGACGTGGACTTCGGCGACGGCTGCAAGCAAGCTTCGCGACAATGCTTCGACTACCGCCGAGACGCCGCCGCCTGCCCGCGACAGATATGAGGTTACGAGCGCAGCTTTCATTTCGGTCGAATGGTGTGGTCGGCAGCGCGCGTCGAGGCTCGGTATGAAAGTGCGGCGGCCATCGCGACGGCGGCGCGCGGCTTCTTATGCGAGCGGGACGAATAGGCAGCAACCGCGGCCTCGATCAATCCTGAGGAAAACCTGTTTAAGTCCCAGTCGCGAATGATGCGAAGGCTGGCGTCGCCCATCGCCTGTCGGTTTGGGGTGTTTGCGATCTCATACAGCAGCGTTGCAAGTTGCGCCGTATTGGCCGGGTCGAAGACGCGACCGTTGATGCCTTCTTGAACGAGGTCCGGATGGCATCCGACGCCTTTGGACACCAGAACAGGTAAACCCGCTGCCATCGCTTCATTGACGACGAGGCCCCATGTTTCGGACAGACTTGGAAATACAAGGGCGTCCGCCGAGGCGTAGAGAGCAGGCAATTCATCGTACGCCTTGCGGCCAATCAGATGGACATGCTCTGTAAGAGACAGCTCCGCGACGCGGCGCGCGATTATGCCGTAGAGCGGCCCGTCGCCGGCAATCGTCAGGTCCCAACCCTTTTCGGCGGCCTTGTCCCGATAGCGCCTGAAGGCGCCGATCAGGAACATGAGATTCTTTCCTTCAACAAGGCGCGAGCAGCATAGAAAGTGAGGTCGATGCAAACTGCCGCTCGCCTGCGGAACGAGAATCGGGCGGCGCTGCGCGCTATTGCGTGCGAAATGCCGATTATCGACGACGTCGTAGCCGGTAGAAATCCGACATCTCGGAAAGCCGAGTCTGGCCAGATATTCGGTTTGTGGTGTTCCCGCGACAAGCGCAGCATCAAAGAGTGACACGAAATGGCGTTTCAAGGAGTCACGGATTGGGTTTCTCTGACCGTTCAGAGCATGAGAGTCGCTCATAAGTACAGTTGGAATACCGAGGCCCTGGCAAAGGCAGACCGCTAGCAGGGAGAACGGTTCGGCGTACCCGGGAATGGCGACGACGTCGGGCGAAAAATTCTTCAGCCAACCGTCCAGTGCCTGCAGGCTTCGCATTCGCTCTTCTTGCCGCTTCGAGAGAGAAATAACACCAGCGGTTCGCTTTTCTTCCGTCACGCCCCAATCGTATTCGCCATCGAAGTCTGAAAACTCGAGGGCGAGAACTGAGGCGCGCAGCCGGAGATCATCAAGGCGGGCCAAGTGGTAAGGGCCGTAACTGCGGAACAATAGCGCAATCCGCATGGGACTGGCGGCGGTTGGGCGCGTATCCAACTTTATGCGGGCCGCCGATAAAGAGAAGAGACTGCGGCGGGGGTCTGGCGCGCGACGATGCGCAGAATGAGAAGCGCCGGCAGACCGAAGAGCAGCGCTCTGAACATCCACGCCTCGATCGTCTGTGTCAGTAGGTAGATCGAGAGCGCCGCCAGCAGCACATATGCAGGTTGCACGCGGGGATCACGGCGGCTGAGACTCCAAAGTCGACCATAGAGCCAGCCCACTACGAATATCGCCAGCGGCGCCAGCAATCCGAATTCCAGCCAGAAATCTCCGACAAAGCTTGGCGCCGCGCCGACTGCGATATCCCAGCCCGTGATCGTCGCGATGCGATCCACTGGAATTCCCGCGCCGCGTGTTAGATCGATATTCAGTCCCAATGCGGAAACGACGTCGGCATACTTCGTCGGCCATAGCGAATGCGGTATGATTCTGGCGCCCATATGCGCGAGAATGCGCTCTCCGCTGAAGGTCTCGCCGGTTTCATCGACGTAGCGCACAATTGCCGAGCTGAATAAATATTCGTTGCCGGACCAGTTCTCCAACATCATCGATACCGAACCATCGAATTTTTCGTTCGACCCGATGTAGATGGCGTCGCGATTGGCGACCAGCCAGAGAAGCAGCGCACCGACGGCGAGCGCCCCGGTCGCAGCAAGGACAAAGGGAATGCGCGGCCGGAAAACGAGAATGTAGCTGCCGGCAATTGCGGCCAAGGCGAGGAATGTTGGACCTCGCCGCGCTCCGAGCAAACCCTGCACGAGTAGCGGCAAGAGAAAAACGAACACGAGCAGCCAATGTCTTGGCCGCATTCCGCCATGGCGCCGTGACAGAATGACGAGAGGCGTTGCGACAAATCCAAATTGGGCGGCTTCGCGAATGTATCCGCTATCGTCCCAGCCGCCGCCATAAGCATGTCCGTAAGCGGCGCCAAATCCGCCGACATTTATGATTCCGATAATCCACGTCAGCGCCCCCAACGCGCCGAAGACTACGCCGACAGCCAGAATAGCATTTGGATTTTGCTGAATGATCGGTGCGGATGCTCTATGCGCGTAACGGGCGCCACGCCAAATGCCAACTATCAGTGCCAGGCACATTATGTTCGCGACGAGTTGGAACTTTGCCAGTTCATCCCAATAGCCGGCGCGCGATAGAAACTCGAAATCGTCATTCGCCAGTCCATAAAGCGGCAGCCAGACATAAAGGAACAGACATTGCGGCACGCAAAAGATGGTCGGATGGAATACGTCTCGCCACAACATCCAGTCGCGAAATATCGCCCAAGCTCCGAAGGCAGCGAGCAGGCCGGCAAGCGCATAGAACATGTTGCGCGTCTAGGTTACCGAAAGCGGTTGATGGCGGTTGGAGATTTCACGGTAGCTGCTCCGCACCGGAGGATTCGAGTTTGGAAAATGCGTGGAGCAGTCGTTCGCCGTACTTTTCCCATGTGTGCTCGCGTGCGCGAGCTCGCGCGTTCTGAGACATGCGCGACCGTAAATCCCGGTTCGTAACGATGCGTTTTATCACGTCAGCCAGGGCTTCGGGATCGCGGATCGGCACGATGAAGCCGTCGATACCATTCCGTACGACGGAACCGCAGTTTGGCGTCGTAATTACGGGAACTGCACAAGCCATTGCCTCCAGGTGCGCCAGGGCGAAACCTTCTGACAAAGTGGGAAGAACAAAGACATCGGCCGCGAGAAATTCATTTTGAACCGAAGCGCGCGGAACTTGCCCGACGTAGTGCGGGCCTTCGAACAGAGGATCGCGTATCTGATGTTTTGCAACGGGACCAACGACGCGAATATCGCACGCGACATTGCGCTCTCTGAGAATGCGTGAGGCGGCGGCCAAGTAGTGATTTCCCTTGAGCAGTCCCACCGTGCCGACAAACAAAACGCGTCCAGGTATGGGATTCGGTTTTGCATCTAGCCAGCTTCCGTTGATGCCGTAGGGTACGATCGCGACCTTGCTCGGATCGGCTCCGAGCGCGATCACCGAGCGATAGACGAATTCGGATGGAACGAGGATCAGATCGGCGATTTCGTACTTGCGCCGGTCGCGCTTGCGGCCGTCCTCAACTTGATCGAGGGACGGGATAGTCCAAGGGATTTCCGGAAAGCGCTGATATTCTTCCGCGAGGTGTAAGCCAATATCGGGATTGAGCATGGCTTCGTGTACGATGCGATAGCCGCGCGCTTTGGCTTCCTGGCAAAGGTCTATGTCGTCGTTGACGATGACAGTATATATGGCGTTGGCGCCGCCGAAGTGATCGGCCCGTGCACGCTTCATCACGGCATCGGAAACAGAGCCGGTTCTTGCTTCGAAGCCGAGTTTCCGACCGATATGCCAAGCGACGACGGCACCTCGCACCTGACGCACCTTTGCGGCGGAGAGATTTGGTGGGAGTGTTCGCCCGAACATGCGGTGTACGAGCGTGGGGCGGAGGCAGGTCGGCCATACGTGCCCTACGAAGCGGGTCGCTCCGACATTTGCACAGAAGTCCGTATAGAAGCGCTGAAGCATGCCGGCGCGTTCAAGTATAGCCGGAACGGCGTAGTGCAGTCGTGCGCCCGGCTGCAGGACTGCAAATCGCAATGGGTTTGGCTTAGGCATTTGTACTGCTCGCTTGCGCGTAGGAATAAGCGGGTGAGCCCGACCAAATGGCCATCAGCTTCTCGACGGCCGCATCCCACGTAAACGTGCTGGCACGTTCACGAATGCGGGCACGGAGCGTCGCATGGCGATCTGGCTCATCGAGGTAATTTGCGATGACGTCAGCGACCTCGGTTGCGGTCGCGTCGGGGGCAAACAAATGACCGCAACCTTCCGGGATCGTGTCCGATATTCCCCCGACGTTGCGTGCCAGAACCGGGATGCCGAGGCGCAAGCTTTCGCGATTCGAAATCCCAAACGCTTCGGCGGAGGAGAAAAGGCAGACGAAATGGCAGGCCTGGATGAAATCGAGAAAGCGCTGTGGGTTTCTGTGCTTGTCGATGTAGCCGACGGTCCGCAACAGGTGGTGACGGGGGCCATCTGCGGGCGCGAAGCCCGCAGCCGCGACTTCAACATCGATATTGCGTGCACGAAGAATTTCGGCAACGTCGAGTAAGAAGGACAGACTTTTTCGTTTCCAGTCCTTGCCAAGAAAACCTAGTCGAAGTTTTGACAGAGATCCCGGCTGGATATTAGTGAGATTGCCGATGCTTTGATCATCGATATTCGAACCTCCCGGAACGACGTGGACCTTGGCGGGGCTTACGCCGTAACGCTCGACGACGGAGCGTGCCGCCCAGGCGCTCATGCAAACGATGTGCTTTGCGGCGGAATATTGCGCCTTTTCGCGTGCAATGGCATCGGCCATCACATGGCGACTGACCCTGCAGCTTTCTGCGAGCCCATACTCCTCGAAGTTTTGCGCGAGCGTCGCATCGATGTAGTAGCTCACTGTGCCGCCATGGTTCGGCGGTGGGAAGAGAGGAAAATGGCTGATGATCTCAGCCTCGTTCCCGATCGGATCGGCTTGATCCAGCAAGCGACGGAGAAAGTAGGCACTATACTGAAAGCCGCCATATTGCCCGTGACGGACGCGAGACCAGACGTTCCATATCGATCGATGGAAGCGCTGTCGTTTCGGGTCGAGCCGCCAAGCGGCATCGATGAAGCCCGCTCGCCGGGCAGCTTTGAAAAGATGGAACGGCGTGCCGCTCCAGGTGGTGGGCGACGTGGCGTCGCCGATGCATGTCAGGATGCGCATTCGGCAAACCGTTTCAGGGATTGGGGAGCGCCGAACAATTGTGCTTCCCAGCGTTGTGCACAACTCTCGATGCCGTATTCGCTGCGAATGCGTTGCAATGCTTTTGACGCGAAGTGCGTGCGCAATTCTGGCGAATTCAGAACTCGGCTAATGGCCGATGCCAATGCAACTGGGTCGGAAGGTGAAACGAGTATGCCCGCTTCGCCGTCAGCCAAGACTTCGCGACAGGCGGCTACGTCACTCGCGACGACCGGGATGCCCGCGGCCATGGCTTCGATCAGTACGATGCCAAAACCTTCGTCGCGAGTGGTGCTGAATGCAAAGACATCGACCTGTCCCAACAGCCTCGCGACATCGGTTTGATTTCCCAGAAACGACGTCGATTCCGCGATTCCGAGCGAGCGTGCCTGCGCTTCGAGATTGCCGCGCAAGGCACCGTCGCCGACGATCCACAGTTGCGCACTTGGCATGTCGCGCCGTACGATCGCGAAGGCCTCCAGAAGTGTTGCGTGATCCTTGATGACGTCCAGTCTGGACACCATTGCAATTGTCGGTCGGAGGTCGCTACGCATTTCGCGCAAACGCCGGGCGTCAGCAAGAATGTCGGCAACGTCGACGGCGTTAGGTAGTACTGCGGACCGTGCGGGCATCCCGATTCCAAGCTGCTTAAACTCCTGCTCCACCGTTCTGGAGCACGAGAGGACAGGGCATCGGATGATGCGCGATGCTGCCAGAATCGCGCAGAACCGCAATCGGGCAATCCGACTTCGAGGCGGCGGATTCCCCGCCCAAGCGCTCACCCGGCGAACGCCCGCGCTTCGTGCCGCCGCGGCGACTATGAGGTGTGGGATGCCAAAGCAATGAAGGAGGATTGCGTCGGGTTTTCTTTGCGCGATTTGCTTTCGAGCCCACCTCCATTGATCGAAATATGATTGTCTATCGGAAGGCAGGACGCTTACGTGGTCTTGGAAGACATTGTTGAAATCCCGCTCCAAACTCCGCGACGACGATGACCATGCCAGAGCATGCTGCTCGAAACGGTTTTGCCAATGGCGAGCGAGACGCAGGCACATCATCTCTGTGCCGCCGGTTCCCAGGCCGGTAATGACGTGCATAACCGTCTTCAAGCGGCGAAATCCGGTGACGTTTCAGGCATAGGCAGGCCGAGCAAGTCCGAATAACCGCGGGCCATGTCGGTCATAGAAAATGCGGAGGCAACTTTTTGTTGCGCGAGTTGGGCGCGTGCGTCGGCGATGGTTGCGTCTGCGAGAACTGCGTCGATGGCATTCGCCAATGCCGCCGGATCGGCAGGCGCGACGAGAGTTCCCAATCGGCCGTTATCCAAAACTTCGCGGCAGGCTCCGACGTCGCTGGCGACGACTGGGACGGTGGCTGCCATTGCCTCGATCAGGGCGATTCCGAAGCCCTCGTCGGACGTCGTCGAGAAAGCGAACAGATGCATTTGCGTGATCAAGTCGACAACGTTTTTTCGCATGCCGAGAAGTTCGACGGTATCTGCCACGTCTTCCGCGTCAATCAGGAGTTCAAGCTCATGGCGTCGGCTGCCGTCGCCAATGAGCCAAACACGAATGTTTCGCCCGCGCGTTTTGAGTATGCGAGCCGCCCGGATCAATGTCGGTTGATCCTTATGGCCTTCTAATCGTGCGACCATGCCGATAATAAAAGGCGCCTCATTCGTTCGCCGGGAAGGTTTACGATCGCAACGGCTGAAGGCGGTCGGCAGACCGTTGTAGATAACGGCGGTTTCCGAGTGCTTCACTCCGAAGTGGAGGACCGTTCCCGCGCGTACGTACTGACTGCAGCATACCAAGCTGTCCGTGAATGGCCGTCCGAACTGAACCAGAAACTTAAACTTGCGGAAAGCGTTTCCTGTGCTCGCGTCCGGATAATTGCCGACGTGCGCGATAATGCGATCCACGCCGGCAAGCCGCGCGCCGATTGCCATAAAAGCGTGCCAGCCTAGCGACATCGAAAGCAATGCGGCAGGGCGATGTGCACGGGCTATCCTAAAAATCTGGAAGGCTAGAATGAGATAACGTGCATATCCGCGCTCGGGAAGATTGAGCGTAATGCGTTCTAACCCGAGTGCTTCGAAATCCGAGGCGAGATCATTGGGCGATCCCTGCATCACGACGATAATGGGCTGCACGCCGACCGCAATCCATTCGCGGCTTAGTTCGAGCGCCAAACGAGGGGTGCCTTCCGCCGCCAGCGACATCAAGGCGATCAAGACGCAATTTCTACGCGGCATGGCCACCCTTAGACTTGGCCTATGAGGTCCAAATGGAAGTTTGAGTCGTTATTCGCTCGCTTGAAGATACTGTCCCAGGATTTTCCATCGAACGGCCGATATCCGATTTTCGCGAGATTTTTGAGAAGAAGGAGGGGATCGCCATGCTGGCGGCGTATGAAAGGAGGATGAACCTCCAAGTGCATCCGGGGGCGAAGTGTCGACAGCCAATCCAATGACGATTGCACAAGATTCCACTCCATGCCCTCGATGTCGATCTTGAGCAGATCGGGCACAATTCCGCGCTCTTTGCATATGTGCTGAAGCGGAGCGCATTCGACGACTACGCGTGCGAATGGTCGACCGTTTTTGGCTGCCGTTCGTTCGGTACTGGCGTCGCTCATCGGTGAAAGACTGCGTGCCACGCCATATCCGGACGATACGAATTCGACATTAGCAGGTTCTCCGACTGCGCGTGCATCGATGTGCCATTCCGCATTGGCGCTCAGGTTGCGATCCCGCACGTTTGCAAGAACGACTTGGGATGGCGAGTCCGGTTCGATGCTCAAGACTTGAACGGGGCTCGTTCTGCTGGCTACAAACAGCGCGGAGAAGAAGCCGCCCGATGCTCCGACATCAACGAGTGCACGACAGCCGTCGGCAAGTTCAAGAAATGAGCGCCATTCCCCAGCTTCGAAAGCCATGGTGCGGAATACATTATGCGCTAAAGCGTCGTCCGGTAGCCGAAGCCGGATGGACTTGCTCAAAAATATACAATCGACTCCGGCGTCCATGTCTCTCTGGATGAGGTCAGACGTCTCCATGCGGTAGTAGATCGAAAGCCGTTTCAGGAATCTCGCTCGCCTGAACAGCGACGATGGCAGTGACATCTTGACCAAGTCTTTGATCTCTCGACCGAACGTGTGCCTCTGAAGCATGTGTGTCTCCTCGAACTTCAAGTCGAGATTGCGAGGCGCGAAACCGCTTCGGAGCGTCCGGCGCGCATCCATGCGTGGAGATCGCGATATTGCCGGCGAAGACCACGGTAGCCGATGGATGCGAGCGGCTCGAGAAAATCGATGGCGTTTCGACCGCGTCTTTCGAGCATTTGCCAGTGGACTTCGAGCTGCAAGGCGGGTTTCAGCCTTTCGATGACGAGCAGCGAGGAGCAGAGCACCTCATGTTCGAAGGATTCCACGTCGATCTTCATGATATCGGGTTGCCAATCGATCGTGGTCAAGAGATCGGACAATGTCGTCACGGGAACGTCAACGTCGGACGCTTTGAACGCTTTCATCGCGTGCTCGTGGAGGCGATTGCTGATCGGCATGATGAGCCGCCCCGACATGTCAGATACGGCCACGGCCATGATCTTCCAGTCAATGTGTGGCCCCGTGTTCAATGCAATCGCGCGCTCAAGAAGAGGCAGGACCTGGGGATCCGGCTCGACCGAGAGGATGTGGCAGGCATGCGGTCGTGAGCGGGCGAAAAGCGCGGACATGAAGCCCGTTTGAGCACCGATATCGATGAGCGCCATGCGATTTTTCGAAAGCTCGAGGAATTCCCTGGCTTCGACCGAGGACTCGTTGATTTCAATGCCGTGATGCTGCCAGTTGAGATAG encodes the following:
- a CDS encoding YdcF family protein yields the protein MFHIASKILFFLAQPSNLAVFLLAAGFILYRFRPSAARCSIAGGFGWIMLAGFLPLGNALILPLEQRFEKYQPALPEGAMTGVIVLGGFEDGWVTSGRGGLAVNEAAERLTETVRIALLRPMTKIVFTGGVGDLFGGAEAGTAIRQYFVDAGISPERVIIENASRDTYENAVLTRRMLNLVQQDRWLLVTSAYHMPRAVGAFRQVGFNVIPFTVDFRTHDAGDLLRPPGSVAAGLQRADLAVKEWIGLIAYRIAGRSSALFPAP
- a CDS encoding acyltransferase family protein, whose amino-acid sequence is MNLAAPLRFEHVAEPATPQQKYLALDLLRGAAALTVFFCHVRAAAFVEFGALPASQQTLPVATVFALTRIGHEAVLVFFILSGFLVGGPAIRRALHQQFDLRTYAIDRGTRIFVPLIPACILTVAVGSFAFNVKPDWLRVGLNIVGLNNIFGVTLPINAPLWSLAYEVWFYVFAGAAAYMLSNRRIDAAALVALLGAFAILSCSRAGYLLFWCLGAATTFALPWHNKNSLAMAGLVCFLTGCATYEASAASRSFANIALVPMWASETLVSVGVCLTLPLLCTQKAGDALKPIRASVLGLSRMSYSLYLVHYPLNCTLDLWLPRATELSLASFAAFFMRGSLVFGGSLLFYLCFESQTATIRRFLARRSGNERGNAPC
- a CDS encoding putative colanic acid biosynthesis acetyltransferase, whose protein sequence is MSASLRMMRLDIYDRKSFKRGRPRWIEALWLVAQCLLVSSSLPGAAHRRWLLRLFGASIGQGVDIKPRVRVKFPWRLTVGDHSWIGEGVWIDNLVDVKIGSHCCLSQGAYLCTGSHDWTKPGFDLIVRPIDIGDCTWIAARSIIGPGVATGEGSILALGSVATRNLMPWSIYSGIPAIKIKSRSPQMAVTMDRA
- a CDS encoding glycosyltransferase, which translates into the protein MKAALVTSYLSRAGGGVSAVVEALSRSLLAAVAEVHVIGLCDPQWRLQSADWQGAPASALAVRGPSALGYAPTALARLHDTDASIVHTHGIWTYPSRAVSLWSSRMRRPYIVSPHGMLDAWSLRQGRWKKAIAACLYENAHLRGASCLHALCEAEASAIRSLGFVNPISIIPNGVTLPELAGEPGLAPWHARTPADAKIMLFLGRLHPKKNLTSLIDAWPARADANGWHLVIAGWDQGGYSQTLERAIEKRRLTGRIHLVGPLFGYDKDAALRRAHGFVLPSLSEGLPMSVLEAWSYELPVLQTDACNLPEGFKASAAERLSLNPHDMARDLSRFLNKDLVELQQMGRNGRALVEQKFSWSTVAEAFLAVYEWLVTGAGRPSTVRLP
- a CDS encoding glycosyltransferase family 4 protein — encoded protein: MRIALLFRSYGPYHLARLDDLRLRASVLALEFSDFDGEYDWGVTEEKRTAGVISLSKRQEERMRSLQALDGWLKNFSPDVVAIPGYAEPFSLLAVCLCQGLGIPTVLMSDSHALNGQRNPIRDSLKRHFVSLFDAALVAGTPQTEYLARLGFPRCRISTGYDVVDNRHFARNSAQRRPILVPQASGSLHRPHFLCCSRLVEGKNLMFLIGAFRRYRDKAAEKGWDLTIAGDGPLYGIIARRVAELSLTEHVHLIGRKAYDELPALYASADALVFPSLSETWGLVVNEAMAAGLPVLVSKGVGCHPDLVQEGINGRVFDPANTAQLATLLYEIANTPNRQAMGDASLRIIRDWDLNRFSSGLIEAAVAAYSSRSHKKPRAAVAMAAALSYRASTRAADHTIRPK
- a CDS encoding glycosyltransferase family 4 protein, with the translated sequence MPKPNPLRFAVLQPGARLHYAVPAILERAGMLQRFYTDFCANVGATRFVGHVWPTCLRPTLVHRMFGRTLPPNLSAAKVRQVRGAVVAWHIGRKLGFEARTGSVSDAVMKRARADHFGGANAIYTVIVNDDIDLCQEAKARGYRIVHEAMLNPDIGLHLAEEYQRFPEIPWTIPSLDQVEDGRKRDRRKYEIADLILVPSEFVYRSVIALGADPSKVAIVPYGINGSWLDAKPNPIPGRVLFVGTVGLLKGNHYLAAASRILRERNVACDIRVVGPVAKHQIRDPLFEGPHYVGQVPRASVQNEFLAADVFVLPTLSEGFALAHLEAMACAVPVITTPNCGSVVRNGIDGFIVPIRDPEALADVIKRIVTNRDLRSRMSQNARARAREHTWEKYGERLLHAFSKLESSGAEQLP